The Pseudomonadota bacterium genomic interval CCGCCGTGGAGCTTCACGCCCACCGTATAGACGCCGAGCGCCTTGATCGGCTCGGCGATGGCGATCCGCCGGCGATCGACGGTCACGCCCTCGCTCGCGAGCGCCTTCTCGACGTCCTTGGCGGTCACGGATCCGAACAGCTTGTCGTTCTCGCCCACGGGCTTCGCGACCGTGACGCTCAGCTCGGCGAGCCGCGCCTTGACCTGCTCGGCCTCGGCCTTGGCGACGTCGATCTGGCGCTGGATCTCGCGCATCTTGTGCTCGATCATCCCGATGTTGCGGGACGTCGCGGCGGCGGCCAGGCCCTGCGGGAAAAGGAAGTTGCGGGCGAATCCGGGCTTCACGTTGACGATCGTGCCGGGGTCGCCGAGGTGCGGTACTTGCTCGCGCAAAATG includes:
- the rplI gene encoding 50S ribosomal protein L9, with the protein product MKVILREQVPHLGDPGTIVNVKPGFARNFLFPQGLAAAATSRNIGMIEHKMREIQRQIDVAKAEAEQVKARLAELSVTVAKPVGENDKLFGSVTAKDVEKALASEGVTVDRRRIAIAEPIKALGVYTVGVKLHGGVMADLKVWVVKE